TAGCCCATGCTGCTCATGCGTTCGACTTTTATACCTCTCTGGATCAGGGCCGACTTAATGCTTTCGGCTCTCTCCCTGGAAAGGGGCAGTAGAACATCATTTTCTTCAGTCTTCCACTTTTTCTCATCCTTCCAGAGTAATCGAACCGCATGCCCTTCCAGCTGAATATTGTATTGACCATACTTATTCAGAATCTCAGTGAGGCGATCCAGAGTTTTCAGGTTCCTGTTCTTCAAATCAGGGTCAATGGAAAGATAATCAGCAGTAAAGGGTTTAAAATAAATGCTTGAAATACTGATCCTCAGTCTGTCTCCCTCCTTGAGTACCAGAATATCAATAGGGATCGTTTTCTTCACAGAATTCCGGTTCCCGACCCCATCGACAGCACTGACTTCCAGGATATAATCAGAGGCAGACTGAACCAGCTCACCCCTCTTATCCTTTCCATTCCAAAGAAATGATCCATTTTTAAAATTCATAGGATTCAGAGAAAAGAACAGAGATCCAGCGGGATCAAGAATCCGGGCCGTCCAGCTTTTAATTCCTGAAGGATCCTGGGGATCAATATTGATGGTCAGAACATCACTGTCGCCATCATTATCAGGAGAAAAAGGCAGCTTTGAAGTAGAGAGATTGATTTCCGGTTCTGTCAGATCAATTCTCACAGAAGGAACAGCACTTATCTTCTCATAGTTACCTTTGAGGTATTCAACTTCCAATTCACCACGAAAGAGACCTTCTTTGATAGCACCCTCTGTGTTCCGTCCATCCCATGAGATTGACTCGGGAATAAGGGCATTCAATCCCTCAACCTTATAAACCGGAGCATCCGACTCAGTAAGGACTGAGAATTTCCAGGAAATAATGCCTTCTTTCACCGTTGGCTGAGGATAAAACATCACAATATCAGAATCTCCGTCGCTGTTGGGACTGAAAATATTGATGGATTGAGTCAATTGTACGGGAGTAGCCTTTGTATCCACAGCAAAAAGACTGGAGAGAAAGACGGCAGAGTTTCCGGAAGCATCTGTGGCACTCAGCTTATATTGATACAAACCGTCAGAAACCAGAGGACCTGATCCGCTCATCCCATCCCAGACGACAGGCAGCGCACGCTCATACCAGTTCCAGGATCTGATGGCTGTTTTTTCAAACATGATCTGGCCGGTCCAGACTGTTTCCACACTGCTGCTCTGGAATATTTCCACCGTATCCTTCCGTCCATCATTATTGGGAGAAAAAACGGGCAGAGACACTTTAACGACTGCGCTGGGTGGTGTCAAATCCAGTTTGAGTTTTCCCGAAACGGCTTTCTGAATGTCCCCATTGTTATACTGGACTTCCAGGCTGGCATAATAATACCCCTCGGGTAGAGTTTTGCCCGATTTCTTGCCGTCAAAAGTGTAAACTCCTAAGCTGTCTGGCGTTAAATCTTTGATCAGATCTCCTGCAGCATTGATGATCTTTAATTTAGAAGATTTAATCTTGTTTTTTTCTGCGGCCTGTACATCGATCCTGATGGTGTCCATGACACCGTCATCATTGGGGCTGAATTGATCAGAACCCAGAAGCTTCATCTGAACGGGATAGGTTGTATTATCAATAAAGATTTGATCATAACCCAGTTGGAACTTGTTACCGGCCTCATCCGTAGATTCCAGAGAGTAGGAATACTGACCTTCAGGGCTTAACTTGTCCTCCCCGGTCCTGCCGTTCCAGGAAAAATTTCCCGCAATCCTATTCCATTTAAAAGTCTGGATAAGTTCATTTTTTTTATTTTTCACGGAACCGACCCAGAGAGCCTCAGAACTGGATGCCTTTTGATATATGTCCAGAGAATCCTGACTGCCGTCTCCATTAGGTGAAAAAATGGAATAGGGGAAGTACAATTCTGCATAGGGGGCCGTGTTGTCGACAATGATTTTGACAGGTCCTAAAAACCCGTTGTTCCCGGTATAGTCATAAACCTCGACCATCAAATAATAATCGCCGTCTGCAGCCCATTCACCAATCTGGGTTGTTCCATCCCAGAGGACTTCTCCCGGCACAACCGCTGGATGCTTCCTCTTGAAAAGCCCCTTAGGCTCATCTTTCCAGGTTTTTGAAAATACGATTTCATCCAAAGGAGATCGTATTTCTATTGTATACCCCTGTATTTTCAGACCTTTCGTTTCGGGAATGTTCATGGGAACAGAAATGGTATCCATGATCCCGTCCTGATTAATGGGAGAAAGATACAGATCCTTCCCTTCTGCCTCCAGGGGGATTTCTCCCACAAATGTGGCACATCCGGACAAACTCAGGATGAGTAATATAGAAAACAGGACAAACTTCAGATTCTTCATCAACAAGCCTCGATGTATAGTCATAATAATAAACAGGGATATACACTGAACACATAACAAAATCAAAGTCAAAAATTACAATATAAGTCTGTTTATTTTATTTCTTTTTATTTCTTTTCAACTGACCCAGACTGCTTCCGATCCATCCAAAAAGGATTCCGGCAAAAAGCATGGATAACAGCAGAATAAAACGCGGCATGGTCAGGGACCACATGAGAAAATTGACCTGAACCGGTACAGAATTCTGAATGAATAAAATCAGACAGACAATCCCAATGAGAATTCCAAAGATAAAACGAAACATAGATCACTCCTTAATCTGGATCAAACAAGATCCATTATTAAAGCTAGTCTTTTTTTTGTTAAAAAACAAATTATTTTATGAGATTAAGAAGATTGATAATTTATTTTATGTTAAGGATTTATTTCCAGAAGTCTTAATAGCTGATCCAGAGTGTTTCTGATGCCTCCGGGATCACGGGAAGGACCTGAAATATCGGCCTCTTCCAACCCTCTTTCCTTTATCAGATATTCCCTGACCCGGGGTCCGCAGAATCGTCCCTGACAGGCGCCCATACCCGCCCGGGTTCTCCTTTTAACCGCATCAAGGGAACGAATGGGAATTCCCCTGGACAGTGAATCCCTGAGGACTGACTCGCTCACCTGTTCACAGCGGCAGACAAAGCGCTCCGGATCTCCATAGGGACGATCCGCACCGGCAGAGGCTTCCTTCGGCGACTGGAGAGTCCCTGGACGGCATAAGGCTTTCCGATGGGGATCGAAGTCTTCTTTTTCCTGAAGAAGAAGACCTTTTTCTTTTAACAATCCTTCAACCATCAAGGCAATGGCGGGTGAGGATGTCAGGCCGGGAGATTCGATACCAGCCAGATTAAAAAAATCCTCCACCGGCGACTCTTCGATAATAAAATCGCCCCGGTCTCCCCCGGGACGGACTCCGGAGAACATCCGGATCGTCAGCTTCGGATCCAAAGAGGGAACCGACAAACGGGCGGTTCGCATGATGGCAGCCAGGGTTTCCGGGTCGGTTCCCAGATCCTCGGGACTCTGAACCTCTTCCGCATTGGGTCCGATAAGCAGATTGCCCCACACAGTGGGAGTCACCAGTATCCCCTTCCCCTTCTCTGTGGGGGGCTGAAAGACAACCAGATCCAGATCCAGGAGCCGGGCGCTTCCCCTGCGCAGAAGAAGATACTGGCCCTTCCGGGGATGGATTGAAAAGTTAGCCGCTCCTGCCAGGGCAGCAATCTCTGCACTGCCCGCACCTGCCGCATTGATAACATATTTTGATGAAAAGGCCCTGTTGCCGCTTTTAACCTGAAAACCGGAACCCAATTTAGAAATGGCGTCGACCGGGCTGTCCAGATGCAGGGTCACTCCGTTCCGGATGGCATTCTCGGCCAGGGCGATACAAAACTCATAGGGGGACACAATGCCTGTTTCAGGGCAGTGTAAAGCCCCCAGGAGGGCGGGATTCAGGGCGGGAGACAAAGACAATGTCTCATCGGCAGAGAGGATTTTCAGTCCTTTGACGCCATTGCGCTCACCGTTCTGCATCAAATTGTTAAGGGTGATCAGGTCTTCCGGAGCAAAGGCCAGAACAAGAGAACCGGTTCTTCTGAATCCGAAGTTCAATTCCTCTTCAAGCTGGTCATACATCCGGTTCCCCTTGATGCAGAGATCCCCCTTGAGGGTTCCGGCCTTGGCGGTGTAACCCCCGTGGACAATACCCGAGTTTGCCCTGGTGGCCCCGGTTCCCACATCATCCGAGGCTTCCAGCAGGAGGATATTCAGTTTATACCGGCTCAACTGCCGGGCCAGGGCACAGCCCACTACACCGGCTCCAATGATTAGTACATCTGCAGACTCCATGGAAGAACTCCCCCTTGAAATGATATTGATTAAGAATAGTACAGAAGCCGTAACTTTTCCGGTCCTCCCAGGCTACTCATCCAGGAGTCTTTTCTCTCCCTCCAGCCCTCTCAGGGGGGCAATATCCTGACTCACTTCGATAACCCCCTTGTACACATCATCCTCAAAGAGAGGTAAATAGCGGATATGAATGAATCGGTCCCCCATCCGAATCCAGAACTCAGCACTCTCTCTCCGCCTGGCCTTAAAATCTTCTACGATTTTCTGCACCATATGGACGCTGTCCGGGGGGTGGCAATTCTGAACATCCCGTCCAATGATTCCCGGAGACCGGGGAAAGATCCTCTCTTTCCCCTGACTATAATAACGGACCCGATCCTTCTCATCCACATAGGTAATATCCAGGGGAAGATTCTTAAGCATCAGGTTAATCTGGTTGGGCAGCAATGTCCCCACAGACAGATCAATCCCCGGATGTTTGTCTGTCGTTGATACACCAGAATGATTCCCGCAAGAAGAGAATTCTGAAGGAAAGGGAACATCAAAAGCAGTTCCGTATTCCTTCAGTTCCTGATTCATTTTATGGAAGCGCTCCTCCGGTATGGCCCGATAGGCAACAGGAAAGAGGATGACTTCCTCCCGATAGGTCATGGCAGCGATTTTCAGATAAACATCTCCATAGACACGGTTGAATTCCTTCCAGTCCCTCAGGCTTTCAGAGGCCAGCTCCAGTTCCAGAAGCAGGTATTTCAATCCCTTCAAAATGATTTCATGGATATGCCACATCAGTTTGGTACAGCGGAACTCTTTCAAGCAGTCTTCCAGGGCCGATGACAGGGGATATTCCAACTTCTGATAATGGGCACTGAGGTCGGTTAAGATCTTCAATTCTTCCAGGAGGTTGACACGGCAAGACTCATCGGGACCATCAGGAGTAAGGGAAGCACTGAACTCTTTGAAGAGCCTGGGCAGACGGGTTTTATGGGTCTGGAGCGCCCTGTTTTCCTTGAGGAGAATGCTGAGAAAATGATCTTCCGGCAGCGAAAGAGGGGGCTGCTTATCCAGTCCTTTCCCGCAGGCTCTGATAAATCGGGCCACAGAGTTTTCAATTCTACCAAAGTCATTTGAGTGGGTTAAAAGCTCATCGATGGCATTGTTGACCTGCCAGGAAGTCGCATTTTCCAGAAACACCCGGTATTGCTCAAAGCCTTCACGGCTCCGGATTCCTTCATATAAGTCAAAAAGATACTCATATAAGGGATTTTTGCTGTTTATTATTTCACTCATAAAAATTTTACTCCTGCCCTTCCATAGCTATACCATAGTCTGAGTCAGGATGCAGTAATTTGGTAAAAAAAAGTAAGAAAATACCCGGTCTGTTCAGAAGATTCTTTGTCATCATGTCCGGAATGGCACATTGTCAGGGGAAGCGGCCTGGGGTTCCTTCTGGTCCTGGGACCCGAAGGAGACATGGTCTCTGATTACCTGGCTCTTTTATTCCCTCTACCCTCATTTCAGGATCTATAGGAAGAGAGGTCTCAGGCTGTGCTCCTGGATTGCAGTTATCGTATTTTTATCGACCCTGTTTACTTTTTTCGGGGTGAATTACTTTATGAGGGGACTTCACAGTTATAGTTAGGATTGAATCCAGGACGGAGATATAATCAATCCGGCCGGATTGTTGATAAAATCAGCACTTGAAGCGGAGGGTATTAACAATAGCAACATCGCCGGCTACTTCTGCGGCAATCTTCTCAATTTTTTCAATATCACCTTTGCTATCCACCCTACCGGAAAGCTGAACTTCCAGTGTAGGAGAAAAAAAGCTACCCTTTTTCACAACACTAACCAACATCCCAGTCATTACGATATTGGAGTCATTAGCCTTAACGGCAGCCATGATTTTATTTTTGAGATTTTCCGTTTTTGAAGACATACATTTTTCCTTTTACTCCTGAGTTATTTTTATGGAGTATGTACTATTATAGTCGCATTTGTACTATTTAAATAGGGTTTACTGAAAAAGTCTTTCAGGCAACCCTATTTCTCCTGATTTTGAATCTTTCTTCAATTTCTCTCATTTCTATGGAACACATTTTGTCCAAGTTTATGACAAAAATTGAAAGGAAGATCTCAGTTTCTATTGGGGGACGACCAAGAGGTTCTTCAGTCATCCGGAGATCCCGATCTTTACAGTATTTTCTATTCTCTCGATTCTGGTAAATCTTATCCGCGTGAACAGATTCTGGATAATAACCATACCGTTCTTTGTATTTTTCAATCTGATAAATCAAATCACCAGCCTCATTGGAAATTAGATTTTACTCCGCCTTTGTAAAGAACTGTAATGTTACGGAAAATCCGGAGGGGATTCTGCTTCCAGCGGTAAAAGTGGCACCATGAGCCTCTGCAACAGCTTTGACAATGCTGAGCCCCAGACCAAATCCCCCGCCGGATCTCTTCCCGGCCCGTGAAGAGTCTCCCAGAAGAAAAGGTTCTCCTGATCTTCCAATCAGTGATTCAGGCATTCCAGGTCCCTCATCCGAGACCTCAAGTATGAACCCTTGTGAAGAACTGGTATCGATTAAAACCTCAATCGGGCTTCCCGGTGCATGGCGGAGACAATTCTCAATCAGATTCCTGAGCAGTATATCCATCCTGCCGCGGTCCAGAGAAGCCGTTTTCTCCAAGCCTTTTCGGACAATTGTGAGAGTCCGGCCTTTCACCAGGTAAGGATTGCACACAGACTCTACCCAGTCCTGCAGCTTGACTTCCTCAGTGTTTAGAATACTTCTCTGAGTTGTCAGTCTTCGTTGTTCAAGCAGGTGTCCTGTCATTCGGTCAAGGATATCAATTTCTTCATTGAGAGAATCTTTTATACGCGGATTGTCAATGAATTCGAGGGCTACTTTCATTCTGGTCAGGGGGGATCTGAGTTCATGACTGACAGCCACTAACAGATCATGTATCGACAGGACATACTGCTCTATCCTGTCTGCCATGGAATTCAATGTTCTGCCCAGGGTTGCTAATTCATCAGATCCCCTGGGCCGGACTCTTTGTTTCCAGTCAGAAACACCAAAACCCAGAGCGACGGCATTCATTTCCCGGAGTGGTTTTAATAAATGATGCACCATAAGGTAGCTGATAACCAAGGCCGCCAGGATTGAGAAGGACATAATAAGCCAGACTGAAGCAGACATGTGATAATCTGTGTGAAAATCCATAAAAAGATACTCGTAATCAGCCCTTTCAATTTCGATAATCGGATCAGCTTTGGAGAAAAAAAACAAGAGATCATCGTCATGAATGGGCCAGCTCTCATCCTCAATGAGATCTCCCGAACTGGACCAGTGGACTTCCGTTCCGTTAATCTCAATTTGTATCCCTGTTTCATCAGAAAGGCTTTGCGCTACGGAAAACACAGGTGGGGTCCCGATCTGGTCTGTCAGGATGGATGCGTAATTCCGGATATTATTCATAGAGATATCTATGTTTTTGGAATTCGCTGCCAGGAAACGCACTGCCAAAGC
This is a stretch of genomic DNA from Oceanispirochaeta sp.. It encodes these proteins:
- a CDS encoding LapA family protein gives rise to the protein MFRFIFGILIGIVCLILFIQNSVPVQVNFLMWSLTMPRFILLLSMLFAGILFGWIGSSLGQLKRNKKK
- the ccsA gene encoding cytochrome c biogenesis protein CcsA; translation: MSGEAAWGSFWSWDPKETWSLITWLFYSLYPHFRIYRKRGLRLCSWIAVIVFLSTLFTFFGVNYFMRGLHSYS
- a CDS encoding PAS domain-containing protein; its protein translation is MSEIINSKNPLYEYLFDLYEGIRSREGFEQYRVFLENATSWQVNNAIDELLTHSNDFGRIENSVARFIRACGKGLDKQPPLSLPEDHFLSILLKENRALQTHKTRLPRLFKEFSASLTPDGPDESCRVNLLEELKILTDLSAHYQKLEYPLSSALEDCLKEFRCTKLMWHIHEIILKGLKYLLLELELASESLRDWKEFNRVYGDVYLKIAAMTYREEVILFPVAYRAIPEERFHKMNQELKEYGTAFDVPFPSEFSSCGNHSGVSTTDKHPGIDLSVGTLLPNQINLMLKNLPLDITYVDEKDRVRYYSQGKERIFPRSPGIIGRDVQNCHPPDSVHMVQKIVEDFKARRRESAEFWIRMGDRFIHIRYLPLFEDDVYKGVIEVSQDIAPLRGLEGEKRLLDE
- a CDS encoding gliding motility-associated C-terminal domain-containing protein codes for the protein MKNLKFVLFSILLILSLSGCATFVGEIPLEAEGKDLYLSPINQDGIMDTISVPMNIPETKGLKIQGYTIEIRSPLDEIVFSKTWKDEPKGLFKRKHPAVVPGEVLWDGTTQIGEWAADGDYYLMVEVYDYTGNNGFLGPVKIIVDNTAPYAELYFPYSIFSPNGDGSQDSLDIYQKASSSEALWVGSVKNKKNELIQTFKWNRIAGNFSWNGRTGEDKLSPEGQYSYSLESTDEAGNKFQLGYDQIFIDNTTYPVQMKLLGSDQFSPNDDGVMDTIRIDVQAAEKNKIKSSKLKIINAAGDLIKDLTPDSLGVYTFDGKKSGKTLPEGYYYASLEVQYNNGDIQKAVSGKLKLDLTPPSAVVKVSLPVFSPNNDGRKDTVEIFQSSSVETVWTGQIMFEKTAIRSWNWYERALPVVWDGMSGSGPLVSDGLYQYKLSATDASGNSAVFLSSLFAVDTKATPVQLTQSINIFSPNSDGDSDIVMFYPQPTVKEGIISWKFSVLTESDAPVYKVEGLNALIPESISWDGRNTEGAIKEGLFRGELEVEYLKGNYEKISAVPSVRIDLTEPEINLSTSKLPFSPDNDGDSDVLTINIDPQDPSGIKSWTARILDPAGSLFFSLNPMNFKNGSFLWNGKDKRGELVQSASDYILEVSAVDGVGNRNSVKKTIPIDILVLKEGDRLRISISSIYFKPFTADYLSIDPDLKNRNLKTLDRLTEILNKYGQYNIQLEGHAVRLLWKDEKKWKTEENDVLLPLSRERAESIKSALIQRGIKVERMSSMGYGGYRPVVPHSDEQNRWKNRRVEFILIK
- a CDS encoding BON domain-containing protein → MSSKTENLKNKIMAAVKANDSNIVMTGMLVSVVKKGSFFSPTLEVQLSGRVDSKGDIEKIEKIAAEVAGDVAIVNTLRFKC
- a CDS encoding HAMP domain-containing sensor histidine kinase, whose protein sequence is MTIHPFKSVFVKLLSAYMVAFVLIGCGALAVRFLAANSKNIDISMNNIRNYASILTDQIGTPPVFSVAQSLSDETGIQIEINGTEVHWSSSGDLIEDESWPIHDDDLLFFFSKADPIIEIERADYEYLFMDFHTDYHMSASVWLIMSFSILAALVISYLMVHHLLKPLREMNAVALGFGVSDWKQRVRPRGSDELATLGRTLNSMADRIEQYVLSIHDLLVAVSHELRSPLTRMKVALEFIDNPRIKDSLNEEIDILDRMTGHLLEQRRLTTQRSILNTEEVKLQDWVESVCNPYLVKGRTLTIVRKGLEKTASLDRGRMDILLRNLIENCLRHAPGSPIEVLIDTSSSQGFILEVSDEGPGMPESLIGRSGEPFLLGDSSRAGKRSGGGFGLGLSIVKAVAEAHGATFTAGSRIPSGFSVTLQFFTKAE
- a CDS encoding NAD(P)/FAD-dependent oxidoreductase codes for the protein MESADVLIIGAGVVGCALARQLSRYKLNILLLEASDDVGTGATRANSGIVHGGYTAKAGTLKGDLCIKGNRMYDQLEEELNFGFRRTGSLVLAFAPEDLITLNNLMQNGERNGVKGLKILSADETLSLSPALNPALLGALHCPETGIVSPYEFCIALAENAIRNGVTLHLDSPVDAISKLGSGFQVKSGNRAFSSKYVINAAGAGSAEIAALAGAANFSIHPRKGQYLLLRRGSARLLDLDLVVFQPPTEKGKGILVTPTVWGNLLIGPNAEEVQSPEDLGTDPETLAAIMRTARLSVPSLDPKLTIRMFSGVRPGGDRGDFIIEESPVEDFFNLAGIESPGLTSSPAIALMVEGLLKEKGLLLQEKEDFDPHRKALCRPGTLQSPKEASAGADRPYGDPERFVCRCEQVSESVLRDSLSRGIPIRSLDAVKRRTRAGMGACQGRFCGPRVREYLIKERGLEEADISGPSRDPGGIRNTLDQLLRLLEINP